ATTAAACCTCCACCGCACATTAAAAACTGGAAAGTTGCTTCCAAGGAGGCCGAGGGGGTTGACATTTCTAAGTTAATCAAAAAGATTGGCCTGAGCGAAAAGATGAAAGAAGCCTTCCGTGAAGCGGCTACAATATTCGCCAGATCAATCAACCCCATGTTCATCGCAGGAGCAGGGCTGACCGGTCAGGAAGAGCCTTATGGTCTGAGGGAGTTAATGAAACTGGCCGAATTAAAGGATCTGTTGCCCGGCGACACCTTGAGGCTGATTATCCTGAAACCGAATGGAAACAGCACCGGCGCATGGATTCTGAAGCTGTCCTCCGACAATATAATAAGCAACCACAATAAACTAAAAGGCGGGCTTATTCTCCTGGGAGGGGAAGATACTTCAAAGATCCAGGTTTTAGACAGGTTGAATGGACTGGATTTTCTTGCAGTTCTGAGCCCGTATTTCCCAGAGGCTCTGGCCGATAAAGCCGATGTCCTCATCCCCAAACCGTTATGGATGGAAGAAAACGGGTCATACACCTCCCTGGATGGCCTGGCCGTCCGCCTGAAGAAAAGGGCGCTTCATCCGCCAGAAGGTGTCAAAGAAACCTGGCGGACGATGATAGAACTGGCTAACCGAACCAAGTTTCGTCCCAGCTACGCGACCTGGAATGAACTGGTTGAGCAAGCACTTGATGAGATGAAGCTTCTGGTCGTGAACAGGACTTAAAATGTACGGGAGCTCGGACAAGATGCCTGCTTCTATGAGAATTGGAGGCAAATAAATGGGAAAGCCTAAAGTTGCCACAGTCTGGCTGGAAGGATGTTCAGGATGCCATATGTCCTTTCTGGACTTAGACGAGGGCCTGCTGGATATCCTCAACTCGGTCGTTCTGACAACAACCCCGATTACCGATTTCAAGGATTTTGACTTTGAGGAGGTGGACCTGGGGATTGTCGAGGGCGCCATCGGGAATACGGAGCAGGAAGAGATCGTCAAAGAGCTTCGCCAGAAATGCAAGATTCTTATGGCATGGGGAGATTGTGCGGTCTTTGGAGGGATTAACGTTTTGCGCAACTGGATACCGAAGGAGGAGGTCCTAAGACGCGGTTTCCTGGAGACGGAAAGTACCGTGGACGGCGTAATCCCCGACGATGAAGAACTGCCAGCTCTTCTGGATAAGGTCCTTCCGGTCAATGCAGTCGTGCCTGTGGATGCATACGTGCCAGGCTGCCCGCCTTCTCCGGAGGCTATCGCCTTTGCACTTAAGGAAATCCTGGAAGGGAGGATCCCCATTCTTCCAGCTGATATGATTCACTTCGACTGAGGAGGTCGAGAAATGGCTGCGACTCGAAAGATAACCATTAACCCTGTAACGCGTGTGGAAGGGCATGGAAAGGTCACGATCCATCTGGATGAGAACGGTGAAGTGACAGACGCTCGTTTTCATATAACACAATTCCGAGGGTTCGAACGATTCTGCCAGGGACGATCCTTTGAGGAGATGCCGATTATTACTCAGAGGATCTGCGGGATATGTCCGGTCAGTCATCAATTGGCTTCGGCCAAGGCCTGCGATGCTATTTTAGGGGTTGAGATTCCAGAAACAGCACGGTCCCTTAGGGAGCTGGAACATAT
This DNA window, taken from Deltaproteobacteria bacterium, encodes the following:
- a CDS encoding molybdopterin-dependent oxidoreductase; this translates as MLFRDLMTNGWSAGYMDTLDGSHFRTISGAWRIMENHFSEASWKLIPDCDCLIVVSADPYQSQPIISSLIRKSVLETGTKLIVIGQENPLQLWSSFHFPVKNGDEVQLIKALWAEAISSIKPPPHIKNWKVASKEAEGVDISKLIKKIGLSEKMKEAFREAATIFARSINPMFIAGAGLTGQEEPYGLRELMKLAELKDLLPGDTLRLIILKPNGNSTGAWILKLSSDNIISNHNKLKGGLILLGGEDTSKIQVLDRLNGLDFLAVLSPYFPEALADKADVLIPKPLWMEENGSYTSLDGLAVRLKKRALHPPEGVKETWRTMIELANRTKFRPSYATWNELVEQALDEMKLLVVNRT
- a CDS encoding NADP oxidoreductase, which produces MGKPKVATVWLEGCSGCHMSFLDLDEGLLDILNSVVLTTTPITDFKDFDFEEVDLGIVEGAIGNTEQEEIVKELRQKCKILMAWGDCAVFGGINVLRNWIPKEEVLRRGFLETESTVDGVIPDDEELPALLDKVLPVNAVVPVDAYVPGCPPSPEAIAFALKEILEGRIPILPADMIHFD